The Fluoribacter dumoffii NY 23 genome contains a region encoding:
- a CDS encoding universal stress protein translates to MHRFHNILFVSHGIKNETEALQLALKLASKNEAQLHILITCPPFPDTLSEYKTSYEASLIDKMNKAIQLAKSGLGVSKKKIPIDIEVDCGTTPDIRIIRHVLKNSHDLLIKEAETREGMKGFKALDMELLRKCPCALFLYRPLKHTQQDIRIAVAIDPKDEEAEALDLSLRLLEVAHSLNVRYQGKLSIISCWEFALESYLRDSVWLKISKEELDRIVAEEKHVHGLLLQELIKRSQISGAYQIDHLKGQPEEVIPAIITHKRIDILVMGTVARTGISGFMIGNTAENILQDIDCSLLALKPQGFVSPVKAY, encoded by the coding sequence ATGCACCGATTTCATAACATTTTATTCGTTAGCCATGGAATTAAGAACGAAACAGAAGCCTTACAGCTGGCGTTAAAATTAGCTTCTAAAAACGAGGCACAGCTTCATATTTTAATTACCTGCCCTCCTTTTCCTGATACGCTTAGTGAGTACAAAACTTCTTATGAAGCATCATTGATTGACAAAATGAACAAAGCCATTCAATTGGCCAAATCAGGGCTTGGGGTATCTAAAAAGAAAATTCCCATCGATATTGAAGTGGATTGTGGCACAACACCTGACATCCGAATCATTCGCCATGTCCTTAAAAATTCACATGATCTTCTCATCAAAGAAGCGGAAACACGAGAAGGTATGAAAGGCTTTAAAGCACTGGACATGGAACTATTGCGCAAATGCCCCTGTGCCTTGTTTCTTTATCGTCCGCTTAAGCACACGCAACAGGATATTCGCATTGCAGTGGCTATTGATCCCAAAGATGAAGAAGCAGAAGCCCTGGACCTTTCGCTTCGCTTATTAGAAGTTGCTCATTCATTAAACGTCCGTTATCAGGGTAAATTAAGTATTATTTCCTGTTGGGAATTTGCGCTGGAAAGTTACTTACGGGATAGTGTGTGGTTAAAAATATCTAAAGAAGAATTAGATAGAATAGTCGCTGAAGAAAAACATGTTCATGGATTGCTCTTGCAAGAGCTCATTAAACGGTCTCAAATTTCTGGAGCATACCAAATTGACCATCTGAAAGGACAACCAGAAGAGGTTATCCCCGCCATCATAACCCATAAAAGAATCGATATTTTGGTGATGGGCACCGTCGCACGCACCGGGATATCTGGATTTATGATTGGCAATACTGCGGAAAACATCTTGCAAGACATTGATTGCTCGTTACTGGCATTAAAACCACAAGGTTTTGTATCCCCAGTAAAAGCCTATTAA
- a CDS encoding ABC-F family ATP-binding cassette domain-containing protein, giving the protein MHHKPIQFKDLGLIYSHKICFQNFSGEIHFGERIALIGRNGSGKSTLLKMLAGFCSASAGEIQMPQDVRFGYLPQLIEECPDLSGGQRLNQALTKILSEDPNVLLLDEPTNHLDRRNRRSLMRMLEHYPGTLVIASHDTELINTVADTLWHIDLGRLTLFRGAYFEYQQMLENKKASIEQELSRIAREKKESHLALMREQERNKRSRVSGEKKIAQRKWPTIRSHTKLANAMTTGNKRLSQINHKKEHLLEELSSLNLPQTIKPKFKLNGLDHHKPLIRIQDTSIAYESGAVILEDIHFHLNGCERVALYGDNASGKSTFAKAILEDSHIKRTGEWTLPQYNTVGYLDQHYQHLDCDETVLDLMKSQMPHASHAELRAHLNDFLFRKNEEVEIKVKDLSGGEKARLSLALIAANPPKLLVLDEVTNNVDLETRDHIIGVLREFPGAILVISHDHDFLESIHIETRYHIHQGKIHHFNGEQAEGVHHD; this is encoded by the coding sequence ATGCACCATAAACCGATTCAATTTAAAGACCTAGGTCTTATCTATTCGCATAAAATCTGTTTTCAAAACTTCAGTGGTGAAATCCATTTTGGTGAGCGTATTGCACTGATTGGCAGAAATGGCTCGGGAAAATCTACCTTACTTAAAATGCTTGCTGGTTTTTGTTCAGCCTCTGCTGGCGAAATTCAAATGCCACAGGATGTTCGTTTTGGTTACTTACCCCAATTGATTGAAGAATGTCCTGATTTAAGTGGTGGTCAACGATTAAACCAGGCGTTAACCAAAATATTGTCTGAAGATCCGAATGTTTTGTTGTTAGATGAACCCACAAATCATCTGGACAGACGCAATCGTCGTTCTTTAATGCGGATGCTCGAGCATTATCCGGGGACGTTGGTCATTGCTTCTCATGATACGGAGCTCATCAATACCGTCGCAGATACTCTATGGCATATTGATTTGGGTAGGCTCACTCTATTTAGAGGGGCTTATTTTGAGTATCAGCAGATGCTTGAAAACAAGAAAGCATCGATTGAACAGGAATTATCACGGATTGCACGTGAGAAGAAAGAATCACATCTTGCTCTAATGAGAGAACAAGAACGTAATAAACGTTCTCGTGTTTCAGGTGAAAAAAAGATAGCCCAACGCAAATGGCCAACGATTCGGTCTCATACAAAGCTCGCCAATGCAATGACAACAGGAAATAAACGATTAAGTCAGATTAATCATAAAAAAGAACACTTGCTTGAAGAGCTTTCTTCTCTAAACCTTCCGCAAACGATTAAGCCCAAATTTAAATTAAACGGTCTTGACCACCATAAGCCCTTAATCAGGATTCAAGACACTTCTATTGCCTATGAATCAGGAGCTGTGATTCTGGAAGACATTCATTTTCACTTAAATGGCTGCGAACGAGTGGCATTGTATGGGGACAACGCATCAGGGAAGTCCACCTTTGCCAAAGCGATTTTGGAGGATAGTCACATTAAGAGAACAGGTGAGTGGACTCTTCCTCAGTACAATACAGTTGGGTATCTCGATCAGCATTATCAACATCTGGATTGTGACGAAACAGTTCTGGATTTGATGAAAAGTCAGATGCCCCATGCTTCTCATGCTGAACTTCGTGCCCATTTAAATGACTTTTTATTTCGCAAAAATGAAGAGGTAGAAATAAAGGTCAAAGATCTTTCTGGTGGTGAAAAGGCAAGGCTTTCTTTAGCCTTGATTGCTGCCAATCCGCCTAAACTACTTGTTTTAGATGAGGTAACCAACAATGTAGATCTGGAAACACGCGATCATATCATCGGAGTATTACGTGAATTTCCAGGTGCGATACTGGTTATTTCTCACGATCATGATTTTTTAGAATCCATTCACATTGAAACCAGGTATCACATTCATCAAGGGAAGATACATCATTTCAATGGGGAACAAGCAGAGGGTGTTCATCATGACTAG
- a CDS encoding GGDEF domain-containing protein: MLSTLREQQEIIKRQGQSCCLVMVDLDYFKEINDRHGHQMGDRVLATAVRLFIENLRAYDKVFRYGGEEFLLCLPFTDLDMGFAMSERLRKVLEAITIDDGKEHLIQVTASFGLALLEPNKPIEESIEHADKALYLAKSEGRNRVRVWK, translated from the coding sequence ATGCTGTCGACTTTGCGAGAGCAACAAGAAATTATTAAGCGCCAAGGGCAAAGTTGTTGCTTGGTTATGGTGGATTTAGATTACTTTAAAGAGATTAATGATCGGCACGGCCATCAGATGGGAGATCGTGTTTTGGCAACAGCTGTTCGTCTGTTTATTGAGAATCTAAGGGCCTATGATAAAGTTTTTCGTTATGGTGGTGAAGAATTTTTACTGTGTTTGCCATTTACCGATTTGGATATGGGGTTCGCAATGAGTGAACGTCTTCGGAAAGTGCTTGAGGCCATTACCATCGATGATGGCAAGGAGCACTTGATTCAAGTAACTGCCTCTTTTGGTCTGGCGCTGCTTGAGCCTAATAAACCGATAGAGGAGTCTATTGAACATGCAGACAAGGCATTGTATTTGGCTAAGTCCGAAGGACGAAACCGGGTGCGCGTTTGGAAATAG
- a CDS encoding cation-transporting P-type ATPase: MVESKNNIPELCWHEQSAEAILATLNTTSEFGLSEDESKNRLKRYDLNCLPEPQRKNVYFRFLLQFHNILIYVLLGAALVTLLLQHWIDTGVILAVVIINALIGFIQEGKAEKALDAIRKMLSPTATVLRDGERRRIAGEELVPGDIVLLEAGDKVPADVRLIKSHGLTIQEAILTGESIPVEKHIHSVPRNAVLGDRTCMAFSGTLVTNGQGKGIVVATGSSTQIGHISGLLSKVESLTTPLVLQMGLFAKWLTLFILLIAALLLAYGYFVQHHPFVELFMVVVGLSVAAIPEGLPAVLSITLAIGVQAMARRHTIVRRLPAIETLGAVSVICTDKTGTLTLNEMTVSSVITSSHLFTLDSTGYEPVGALMLNEQIIDHNEHPVLKKLAHAAILCNDAMLREHEGCWSVDGDPMEGALLTFAGKTGLVLKEENESWRRTDIIPFDAKHRFMATLHHDHFNHAMVMVKGAPEQILGMCQVQQTDWGGTEPLNESYWKEQMEMIAASGQRILAFAVRKIKPEHIVLEFADVEGNLTLLGMVGLIDPPRPEAIAAVAECHTAGIQVKMITGDHASTAVAIGRQIGLKNLDKVLTDIDLDNMDDAVLRNAVLLTDIFARTSPEHKLRLVMALQSHGMTVAMTGDGVNDAPALKRADAGIAMGRKGSEVAKEAAEFVLVDDNFASIVAAVREGRTVYDNLKKVISWTLPTNAGESMTIILALLLGLSLPVTPIQILWINLITAVTLGIALAFEPTEEGTMQRPPRPRNEPLLTGSLVWHMLLVSILFICGVFGLYFYALDRGYSLELARTIALNTLVVLEIFHLFYIRNIYGTSLTWNAVQGTKVVWMAVIVITVAQFAITYFAPLQTIFVTESIPFGDGVLVVLTGALFFAVLEIEKQLRLKLIAVRKS, translated from the coding sequence ATGGTGGAATCAAAAAACAACATCCCAGAGCTCTGCTGGCATGAGCAGTCAGCAGAAGCAATTCTCGCGACATTAAATACTACATCAGAATTCGGTTTAAGCGAGGACGAATCGAAAAACAGATTAAAACGTTATGACCTCAATTGTTTACCGGAACCTCAAAGAAAAAATGTTTATTTTCGCTTCTTGCTCCAGTTTCATAACATCCTCATCTATGTGTTACTAGGGGCTGCTCTGGTGACTTTACTCTTGCAACATTGGATAGATACTGGCGTTATTTTAGCAGTCGTCATCATCAATGCCCTAATCGGTTTTATCCAGGAAGGAAAAGCAGAAAAAGCACTGGACGCGATTCGGAAAATGCTGTCCCCTACGGCTACCGTATTACGGGATGGCGAACGACGGCGTATTGCTGGTGAGGAGCTTGTGCCAGGCGATATTGTTTTGCTGGAAGCAGGAGATAAAGTTCCTGCCGATGTACGCTTAATAAAATCTCATGGACTCACCATCCAGGAGGCCATCTTAACTGGTGAATCCATTCCGGTTGAAAAACACATTCATTCAGTCCCAAGAAATGCCGTATTAGGTGACAGGACTTGTATGGCATTTAGTGGGACCCTGGTAACCAATGGTCAGGGCAAAGGCATTGTGGTGGCCACAGGCTCATCCACTCAAATTGGACATATTAGTGGGCTATTGTCAAAAGTAGAGTCTTTAACCACACCCTTAGTCCTACAAATGGGGCTGTTTGCAAAATGGCTGACTTTGTTCATTTTATTGATTGCGGCACTCCTTCTTGCGTATGGGTATTTTGTTCAACATCACCCGTTTGTTGAATTGTTTATGGTCGTGGTTGGTTTATCGGTTGCGGCTATCCCGGAAGGTCTTCCTGCCGTTCTTTCAATTACCTTAGCTATTGGTGTGCAGGCTATGGCGCGACGACATACCATTGTACGTCGACTACCTGCCATTGAAACCTTAGGCGCGGTATCGGTTATCTGTACGGATAAAACAGGTACCCTCACTCTAAATGAGATGACCGTGTCTTCGGTTATAACCAGCAGCCACCTATTTACTCTCGACAGCACCGGTTACGAGCCGGTCGGTGCCCTGATGTTGAATGAACAAATCATTGATCATAACGAGCACCCTGTACTGAAAAAACTGGCCCATGCAGCAATTCTTTGCAATGACGCCATGCTTCGTGAACATGAAGGATGTTGGTCTGTGGATGGGGACCCTATGGAGGGCGCTTTGTTAACCTTTGCAGGTAAGACGGGACTTGTCCTTAAAGAGGAAAACGAATCCTGGAGGCGTACCGATATCATTCCTTTTGATGCCAAGCATCGCTTCATGGCAACTCTTCACCACGACCATTTCAATCATGCGATGGTCATGGTGAAGGGAGCTCCTGAGCAGATTTTGGGTATGTGTCAAGTTCAACAAACAGACTGGGGTGGAACAGAGCCATTAAATGAGTCTTACTGGAAAGAGCAGATGGAAATGATTGCAGCAAGTGGACAGCGCATCCTCGCTTTTGCTGTCAGAAAAATAAAGCCAGAACATATCGTTTTGGAGTTCGCTGATGTTGAAGGGAATCTCACGTTACTTGGGATGGTTGGACTGATTGATCCGCCCAGACCTGAAGCCATTGCAGCAGTGGCAGAATGCCATACAGCGGGCATTCAAGTAAAAATGATCACAGGCGATCATGCCAGTACAGCGGTTGCTATTGGCCGGCAAATAGGACTTAAAAATTTGGATAAGGTATTAACAGACATTGATTTGGATAACATGGATGACGCCGTACTCAGAAATGCTGTATTGCTAACCGATATTTTTGCCCGAACAAGTCCTGAACATAAACTAAGGCTGGTGATGGCATTGCAATCACATGGAATGACTGTGGCCATGACCGGCGATGGGGTCAATGATGCGCCTGCGTTAAAACGAGCAGATGCAGGAATTGCTATGGGGAGAAAAGGCAGTGAAGTCGCCAAAGAGGCGGCTGAATTTGTACTGGTGGATGATAATTTTGCTTCCATTGTAGCCGCTGTACGTGAAGGCCGTACTGTTTATGATAATCTTAAAAAAGTGATTAGCTGGACTTTACCCACCAATGCGGGTGAGTCAATGACGATTATCCTGGCTCTGCTGTTAGGTCTAAGCTTGCCGGTAACGCCGATTCAAATTTTATGGATCAACCTGATTACCGCAGTGACTCTTGGCATTGCCCTGGCCTTTGAGCCGACCGAAGAAGGGACCATGCAAAGACCACCACGCCCTCGAAACGAGCCTTTACTGACCGGCAGCTTGGTATGGCATATGCTTCTGGTTTCTATTCTCTTTATTTGTGGCGTCTTTGGACTCTATTTTTATGCGCTCGATCGCGGTTACTCGCTTGAGTTGGCACGCACAATCGCATTAAACACACTGGTTGTTCTTGAGATTTTTCATTTGTTTTATATTCGCAATATTTATGGAACATCACTCACATGGAACGCAGTACAAGGGACCAAAGTGGTTTGGATGGCGGTCATTGTGATTACTGTGGCACAGTTTGCAATCACCTATTTCGCTCCTTTACAAACCATATTTGTTACTGAAAGTATCCCCTTTGGGGATGGCGTACTCGTCGTTCTAACCGGCGCACTGTTTTTTGCTGTGCTTGAAATTGAAAAGCAACTGCGGTTAAAGCTGATTGCTGTTCGCAAGAGTTAG
- a CDS encoding class I SAM-dependent methyltransferase, translating into MGIESVKMFNQLAEDYDGWFDSHPGVFQSELEALKKVTPQSGEGLEVGVGSGRFAAALGIKTGIDPSVQLSHFAKLRGIDVFEGVAESLPFQEQQFDFVLFNTALCYVDLPLVALLEAKRVLKPNGKIIIGMIDKHSMLGQQYEATKQDNPFSQYAHFYSVSEILELLHEIHFTEEAINQTLFAPIDTIITAEESKPGYGEGGFIALSAGMSPFSY; encoded by the coding sequence ATGGGAATTGAATCAGTTAAAATGTTTAACCAATTGGCTGAAGATTATGATGGTTGGTTTGATAGTCATCCAGGTGTTTTTCAATCGGAACTTGAAGCCTTAAAGAAAGTCACCCCTCAATCAGGAGAAGGACTTGAGGTGGGCGTTGGTTCTGGACGATTTGCTGCCGCATTGGGTATAAAAACAGGCATCGATCCTTCTGTTCAATTAAGTCATTTCGCTAAATTAAGAGGTATTGATGTATTCGAAGGGGTTGCTGAATCATTGCCTTTCCAGGAACAGCAATTTGATTTTGTCTTATTCAATACGGCGTTATGTTATGTTGACTTGCCGTTAGTAGCACTTCTCGAAGCAAAACGAGTCTTAAAACCTAATGGGAAGATTATCATAGGCATGATTGATAAACATTCGATGCTTGGACAGCAGTACGAAGCCACAAAACAAGACAACCCATTTTCTCAATATGCTCACTTTTATTCAGTATCCGAGATTCTTGAATTGCTTCATGAAATTCATTTTACAGAAGAGGCAATTAATCAAACACTATTTGCTCCTATTGATACCATCATAACAGCAGAAGAGAGCAAACCAGGTTATGGAGAAGGCGGGTTCATTGCACTATCCGCCGGCATGTCTCCCTTTTCTTATTGA
- the phbB gene encoding acetoacetyl-CoA reductase, with the protein MEKKIAIVTGGTGGIGSAICQRLATDYSVIACYFKNGNHEEAIQWQKEQQQAGFEIDILYADIARFNDCEQLVSLVMERYGRIDVLVNNAGVTQDSSLKKMSPEQWKSVVNANLTSVFNMTRNTLPAMLEKGYGRIISISSINGRKGQFGQCNYAATKAALFGFTKSLALEVASKGITVNTISPGYIETPMIRKMREDVLNTIISVIPVGRLGLPQDVAEAVAFLASPASSFITGANLDVNGGQYM; encoded by the coding sequence ATGGAGAAAAAGATAGCAATTGTTACTGGTGGTACAGGAGGTATTGGTAGCGCTATTTGTCAACGATTAGCAACAGACTATTCTGTGATTGCCTGCTACTTCAAAAACGGCAATCATGAAGAAGCAATTCAATGGCAAAAAGAGCAACAACAAGCAGGATTTGAAATTGATATACTGTATGCGGATATTGCGCGGTTTAATGATTGTGAACAGCTGGTATCACTGGTTATGGAACGCTACGGTCGTATTGACGTATTGGTTAACAATGCAGGTGTGACTCAGGATTCCAGTTTAAAAAAGATGTCGCCAGAGCAATGGAAAAGTGTAGTGAATGCGAACCTCACCAGTGTATTTAACATGACGCGAAATACACTACCTGCCATGCTTGAGAAAGGGTATGGACGTATTATCTCTATTTCCTCAATTAATGGACGTAAGGGTCAGTTTGGGCAATGCAATTACGCAGCAACCAAGGCCGCATTGTTTGGCTTTACCAAAAGCCTGGCGCTTGAAGTAGCCAGCAAAGGCATTACGGTGAATACTATTTCGCCAGGCTATATTGAAACGCCCATGATTCGCAAAATGCGAGAAGACGTTTTAAATACTATAATTTCAGTCATACCGGTAGGGCGCTTGGGACTTCCGCAAGATGTTGCAGAGGCCGTTGCTTTTTTGGCATCCCCTGCATCGAGTTTTATCACTGGAGCTAATCTGGATGTCAATGGCGGCCAATACATGTAA
- a CDS encoding GGDEF domain-containing protein, whose translation MALVSLEGRWLKVNKSLCQITGYTEEELLQIDFQRITYPDDLQTDLNYVRQLLNGTISSYQMEKRYICKNGAIVWILLSGSLIRDAHSAPLYFIAQIQNIDAQKKAEHELVRMAYHDALTGLANRKQLEQSFLLFMAYAKRHQCSIAVLFMDLDYFKKINGTFGHDAGDLLLIEVASRLTASVRSSDIVGRQGGDEFLIILSDIVHEEEVHTVINHLFHAIQQPILIKEQTISISLSIGVSLYPQDGSDLDTLIQHADAALYQVKSTGRNNFKFYTPFH comes from the coding sequence ATGGCTTTAGTTTCATTGGAAGGACGCTGGCTTAAGGTGAATAAATCGCTGTGCCAAATAACAGGTTACACAGAAGAAGAACTATTACAAATCGATTTTCAGCGGATAACCTATCCTGATGATTTGCAAACCGATTTAAATTATGTGCGCCAATTATTGAACGGCACAATAAGCTCCTACCAAATGGAAAAACGTTATATTTGTAAAAATGGCGCCATCGTTTGGATTTTATTGAGTGGTTCGTTAATTAGGGATGCACATAGTGCCCCGCTGTATTTTATTGCTCAAATTCAAAATATTGATGCTCAAAAAAAGGCTGAACATGAGTTGGTTAGGATGGCCTACCATGATGCATTGACAGGATTGGCAAACCGCAAGCAATTGGAGCAATCGTTTCTATTATTTATGGCGTATGCAAAGCGCCATCAATGCAGTATCGCCGTGCTGTTTATGGACTTGGATTACTTTAAGAAGATTAACGGTACGTTTGGCCATGATGCCGGTGATTTGTTATTAATAGAGGTTGCATCACGTCTAACAGCATCGGTGCGCTCTTCAGATATTGTGGGACGACAAGGTGGGGACGAATTCTTAATTATTCTTTCAGATATTGTTCATGAGGAAGAGGTACATACCGTGATTAATCATTTGTTTCATGCTATCCAACAGCCTATTCTTATAAAAGAACAGACCATTTCGATTTCGTTGAGTATCGGTGTGAGCCTTTATCCTCAAGATGGTTCTGATTTGGATACGTTGATTCAACATGCGGATGCCGCTTTATATCAAGTGAAATCCACAGGAAGAAATAATTTTAAGTTTTATACGCCTTTCCATTGA
- a CDS encoding CZB domain-containing protein encodes MAAFTSVTQNELQQIISQLEQAIYNHQQWHNSLIRTLICRLPGDNNDLQPDAHTRCRFGQWYYSGIPKEIQEHPGIINIGVSHQRMHQLTAQLLQKASMPEGIAPIDYNHFANALEQMRLELSALKMSWNI; translated from the coding sequence ATGGCAGCATTTACTAGTGTTACTCAAAACGAACTGCAGCAAATTATTTCACAACTAGAGCAAGCAATTTATAATCATCAACAATGGCACAATTCATTGATTAGAACCTTGATTTGCCGACTGCCTGGAGATAACAACGATTTGCAGCCTGACGCTCATACGCGTTGCCGATTTGGGCAATGGTATTACAGTGGCATCCCAAAAGAAATTCAAGAACATCCTGGAATCATTAATATAGGCGTGTCACACCAACGCATGCATCAATTAACCGCGCAGTTATTACAAAAGGCAAGTATGCCAGAAGGGATAGCCCCTATTGACTACAATCATTTTGCCAATGCCTTGGAGCAGATGCGACTTGAGCTCTCCGCTCTTAAAATGAGTTGGAATATCTGA
- the nhaA gene encoding Na+/H+ antiporter NhaA, with protein MNKSDSFYNLETLGGILLFIAAVLAIIVANSPYRIGYEHFLHINGSVSVGNLSIKKPLILWINDGLMAVYFLLIGLEIKREINRGILSNKTNLLAPALTALSGLLFPALIFAFFNAHNPVYLKGWAIPTATDIAFTLGIVSLLGSRVPFSLKILLTAIAIFDDMAAIVIIALFYTAKLSLFSFSLALLFTLILIGLNYFKCRRISVFMLFGVALWIAVLKSGVHATLAGIVIAMTIPDVGKESMLTRLEDGLHHWVVFFILPLFAFANAGITFIGLDFSIFTHPVVLGVGLGLFLGKQLGIFLSLGYFVKFKKLLKTDKVNLAQVYGIALICGVGFTMSLFIGSLAYQNNDSSLMPMVKMGVVLGSFISGLTGFLMLKMASIKR; from the coding sequence ATGAATAAATCGGATTCCTTTTATAACCTGGAAACTCTTGGTGGTATCCTATTATTTATTGCTGCAGTGCTTGCGATAATCGTTGCCAATTCCCCTTATCGTATTGGTTATGAGCATTTTTTGCATATTAATGGCAGTGTTTCTGTTGGGAATCTTTCCATAAAAAAACCGCTAATTCTATGGATCAATGATGGATTAATGGCTGTATATTTCTTATTGATTGGCCTTGAAATTAAACGGGAAATCAATCGGGGAATTTTGAGTAATAAAACCAATCTACTGGCTCCAGCCCTTACGGCATTAAGTGGCTTGCTCTTTCCCGCTTTAATCTTTGCTTTCTTTAATGCTCATAATCCAGTCTATCTAAAAGGATGGGCAATCCCTACCGCTACCGATATTGCATTTACTCTAGGAATCGTCTCTCTTTTAGGCTCACGTGTACCTTTTTCACTCAAAATTTTACTCACTGCCATCGCCATTTTTGATGATATGGCAGCCATTGTTATTATTGCGCTGTTTTATACTGCAAAGTTATCGCTTTTTTCTTTTTCACTGGCATTATTGTTTACCCTGATTTTGATTGGCTTAAATTATTTTAAATGTCGCCGCATTTCAGTATTCATGCTTTTTGGGGTAGCTCTGTGGATCGCCGTATTAAAATCTGGCGTTCATGCAACCCTTGCCGGGATTGTGATTGCCATGACCATCCCTGATGTAGGCAAGGAATCGATGCTGACGCGCCTAGAAGACGGTTTGCATCATTGGGTTGTCTTTTTCATTCTTCCCTTGTTTGCCTTTGCTAATGCAGGGATCACTTTTATAGGGCTTGATTTCTCAATATTTACCCACCCAGTGGTTTTAGGCGTTGGGCTAGGATTGTTTCTTGGAAAACAATTGGGTATTTTCTTATCTTTGGGCTATTTTGTTAAGTTCAAAAAACTTCTTAAGACAGATAAGGTGAATCTTGCTCAAGTTTATGGCATTGCACTTATTTGCGGCGTTGGCTTTACCATGAGTTTGTTTATTGGTTCTTTGGCTTACCAAAACAATGATTCAAGCTTAATGCCCATGGTTAAAATGGGCGTAGTGCTTGGTTCGTTTATATCAGGACTCACTGGATTTTTAATGTTAAAAATGGCCTCAATCAAACGATAA